From a single Neosynechococcus sphagnicola sy1 genomic region:
- the pseG gene encoding UDP-2,4-diacetamido-2,4,6-trideoxy-beta-L-altropyranose hydrolase — MNFLFRVDASFQAGSGHVMRCLTLASSLVDRGFEVKFLCRDFPGNLCNFLEAQGFSTFKLNTPREFLNHALANDGDQTAPNYGTSDNKVDKQSSLFIPWQVDAEQTKSLLTTKKLEIDWLIVDNYLIDHRWQEILRPYVRYIMIVDDLANRSHDCDLLLDQNLLANLNTRYNGLVPSDSQLLLGPNYLMLRPEFLAARQKRHFDREPTKIILTFGGVDRNNTTAWVLKALNQLVSHSSLEIMVVLGGGCPHRLEVQALAAQSIHSVTIQQSVTQIAERMAWADLAISAGGFTCYELAYMGVPTMVITIAKHQEKVAQELHHRGMSVYLGAFESLNQNDFIHTTQSLMADPQKQISMSNVGQMYIDGQGTGRVIEKIMNHS; from the coding sequence ATGAACTTCTTATTTCGTGTGGATGCTTCTTTCCAAGCTGGCAGTGGTCATGTAATGCGATGCTTAACGCTGGCCTCTTCGCTTGTAGATAGGGGATTTGAGGTTAAATTTCTCTGTCGTGATTTTCCCGGTAATCTGTGTAATTTTTTAGAGGCTCAAGGCTTTTCAACTTTTAAGTTGAACACCCCACGTGAATTCCTCAATCATGCACTAGCTAATGATGGTGATCAGACCGCTCCTAATTATGGTACATCGGATAATAAGGTAGATAAACAGTCTAGTCTGTTTATACCTTGGCAGGTTGACGCTGAACAGACAAAGTCTCTCTTAACTACCAAAAAACTCGAGATAGATTGGTTAATAGTTGACAACTATTTAATTGACCACCGCTGGCAAGAAATCCTGCGTCCATATGTTCGATACATCATGATTGTTGATGATCTAGCAAATCGATCCCATGACTGTGATCTGCTCCTAGATCAAAACCTTTTAGCCAATCTAAATACTCGGTATAACGGGTTAGTTCCCTCTGATTCTCAGCTACTTCTGGGTCCCAATTACTTGATGCTGCGTCCAGAGTTTTTAGCTGCCAGACAAAAAAGACATTTTGATCGTGAACCCACAAAAATTATTCTCACTTTTGGGGGGGTTGATAGAAACAATACTACTGCCTGGGTATTAAAGGCGTTAAATCAACTCGTTTCTCACTCCTCTCTAGAAATCATGGTTGTGTTGGGAGGTGGTTGTCCCCATAGATTGGAGGTTCAGGCATTAGCAGCCCAATCTATCCATTCAGTCACCATTCAGCAATCTGTTACCCAAATTGCTGAACGGATGGCCTGGGCTGATCTGGCTATAAGTGCTGGGGGCTTTACCTGCTATGAACTTGCGTATATGGGGGTTCCGACTATGGTAATTACTATTGCCAAGCACCAAGAGAAGGTAGCCCAAGAACTACATCATCGGGGGATGAGTGTATATTTAGGGGCATTTGAATCTCTAAATCAAAATGACTTCATTCATACCACCCAATCCCTGATGGCTGATCCTCAAAAGCAAATATCAATGTCCAATGTAGGACAGATGTATATTGATGGACAGGGAACTGGGAGAGTCATTGAAAAGATTATGAATCATTCGTGA
- a CDS encoding class I SAM-dependent methyltransferase: MAYDHNHLAMWNQWNQEGGPNYPHQKVIQFVFRNFPPAVRSQTRVLDLGCGSGVHCVFLASEGFQVTGTDISEVGIANTSQKLSKLGLHANLKVEAADVLDFRSDSFDLVICVGVYDCAGSEVTKISVDKLSTLMAPGGRGIFLFASNNDFRFKHQVLNIHGFLEKEVKAIFANSFDKVWIDRYVTTYQGGQIEQNDWLVTVENLLP; encoded by the coding sequence ATGGCTTATGATCATAACCACCTGGCCATGTGGAATCAATGGAACCAGGAGGGTGGACCAAATTATCCCCATCAAAAAGTCATTCAATTTGTGTTTCGAAATTTTCCTCCAGCTGTACGTTCCCAAACAAGAGTGTTAGATTTAGGCTGTGGAAGTGGTGTCCATTGTGTATTCTTGGCCAGTGAAGGCTTCCAGGTCACAGGTACTGATATCTCTGAAGTAGGGATTGCCAATACTAGCCAAAAACTAAGTAAATTGGGTTTACATGCCAATTTGAAGGTAGAAGCAGCAGATGTTCTAGATTTTCGTTCAGATAGTTTTGACCTAGTGATTTGTGTTGGTGTCTATGACTGTGCCGGATCTGAGGTGACAAAGATTTCCGTAGATAAATTAAGTACCCTAATGGCACCAGGTGGACGGGGGATTTTTTTGTTTGCAAGTAATAATGACTTCCGTTTTAAACACCAGGTACTTAACATCCATGGTTTCCTTGAAAAAGAAGTGAAAGCGATTTTTGCTAATTCTTTTGACAAGGTTTGGATTGATCGCTATGTCACAACCTATCAGGGTGGACAAATTGAGCAAAATGACTGGTTAGTTACTGTGGAGAACCTATTGCCATGA
- a CDS encoding class I SAM-dependent methyltransferase: MSTHSFQSDFHIIRNHYSYLLNTYGDCPEGVQWRDRNTQERRMEILLQIGELRTCKVLDFGCGTGHLLTLLKSKLNFHGEYVGYDISPEMITIARQKFPDIKFEQRNILTDGIPETFDYIFASGVFNNQLTDNWGWMTTLLTKLFSHTRIGVAFNALSTYVDYYESNLFYVSPEEVFRFCKSELSPCVTIRHDYQLKPGVIPFEFSVYVYRCDRVI, encoded by the coding sequence ATGAGTACTCACTCATTTCAGTCTGATTTCCATATTATTCGAAATCATTACAGTTACTTATTGAATACCTATGGTGACTGCCCAGAAGGTGTTCAATGGCGAGATCGCAACACCCAGGAGCGGCGTATGGAGATTCTACTTCAAATTGGTGAACTGCGTACCTGTAAAGTTTTGGACTTTGGCTGCGGTACAGGTCATTTATTAACACTGTTGAAGTCAAAACTGAACTTCCATGGAGAGTATGTAGGCTATGATATTTCTCCAGAAATGATTACTATCGCCCGTCAGAAATTTCCAGATATCAAGTTTGAACAACGGAATATTCTCACCGATGGCATCCCTGAAACTTTCGATTATATATTCGCCAGTGGAGTGTTTAACAATCAACTGACGGATAACTGGGGTTGGATGACAACCCTGCTTACAAAACTCTTTTCTCACACTCGGATTGGGGTAGCATTTAATGCTCTTTCTACCTATGTAGATTATTATGAATCTAATCTATTTTACGTAAGTCCCGAAGAAGTTTTTAGGTTTTGCAAATCGGAACTTTCTCCCTGTGTAACTATCAGGCATGACTATCAACTTAAACCTGGTGTAATTCCGTTTGAGTTCTCAGTTTACGTCTACAGATGCGATAGAGTAATCTAA
- a CDS encoding WbqC family protein, producing the protein MSRTVVITQPTYMPWLGYFEQISRADVFIFLDTVQFVQRSWHSRNRLKGSNGQPFWLTVPVVSHAQKTPLLDIKISPHQSQWREKHLSTIQTYLGSTPYFAKIFPLVQSWLNTEHTYLVDLNISGIKLFSQFLGLSPQFMKASDLMPNGNRTQLLLNLCQQVGATSYYTSAGSSAYMAPEEHLFADAGIELKYQSWEHPVYSQWGSGFTSHLSALDVFANIGADVTRSYILPTDSKEVTS; encoded by the coding sequence ATGTCCCGTACCGTTGTTATTACCCAACCTACTTACATGCCATGGCTCGGCTACTTTGAACAAATTTCTAGAGCTGATGTTTTTATTTTCCTTGATACCGTTCAGTTTGTTCAACGCTCTTGGCACAGTCGTAATCGTTTAAAAGGCAGTAATGGTCAGCCTTTTTGGCTGACCGTCCCAGTTGTTTCTCATGCTCAAAAAACTCCATTACTAGACATAAAAATTTCACCTCATCAATCACAATGGAGGGAAAAACATTTGTCAACAATTCAAACTTATCTAGGATCTACACCTTATTTTGCAAAAATATTTCCATTAGTCCAGAGTTGGCTTAATACTGAACATACTTATCTTGTTGATCTGAATATTAGTGGGATTAAATTATTTTCTCAGTTTTTAGGACTATCTCCCCAATTCATGAAGGCATCAGATCTTATGCCAAATGGAAACAGAACTCAGTTACTTCTGAATCTTTGCCAGCAGGTTGGGGCAACTAGCTATTACACTAGCGCAGGTTCTAGTGCTTACATGGCACCAGAAGAGCATCTATTTGCTGATGCAGGTATAGAACTAAAATACCAGTCTTGGGAGCATCCAGTATATTCTCAATGGGGTTCAGGATTTACCTCGCATCTTTCAGCGCTAGATGTATTTGCAAATATTGGGGCAGATGTTACCAGAAGCTATATTCTCCCAACAGACTCTAAGGAAGTAACTTCCTAG
- the pseI gene encoding pseudaminic acid synthase — protein sequence MHKLYQQAYTPWEWHQPIFDRCRELGIIAFSTPFDATSVEFLESLQVPCYKIASFENTYLPLIRKVASTGKPMIISTGMATLAELDETVLAARKAGCKDLILLKCTSTYPASPENSNLATIPHLREMFNVQVGLSDHTIGIGVAVASVAMGATIIEKHLTLSRDDGGVDAAFSMEPKEMAQLVVETARAAQAMGTINYGPTVAEEGSLMYRRSLYVAKNMKAGDTFTSENLRVVRPGKGLPSKYYDILLGKKIKLDAAIGTPVNWDLII from the coding sequence CTGCACAAGCTTTACCAGCAAGCCTACACACCTTGGGAATGGCATCAACCGATTTTCGATCGCTGCCGTGAACTAGGTATCATTGCCTTTAGCACCCCCTTTGATGCCACATCTGTGGAATTTCTGGAATCTCTCCAGGTTCCCTGCTACAAAATTGCTTCCTTCGAAAACACCTATTTGCCCTTAATTCGCAAGGTCGCCAGCACCGGAAAGCCAATGATCATCTCAACAGGCATGGCAACCCTGGCTGAACTGGATGAAACAGTTTTAGCAGCTAGAAAAGCAGGTTGCAAGGACTTAATCTTGCTTAAATGTACCAGTACATACCCTGCTAGTCCTGAAAACTCTAACCTCGCAACTATCCCACATCTTAGGGAAATGTTTAATGTCCAAGTTGGGCTATCTGATCACACAATAGGAATTGGTGTAGCAGTTGCTAGTGTGGCGATGGGAGCAACAATCATTGAGAAGCATTTAACCCTGAGTAGAGATGATGGAGGGGTAGATGCGGCTTTCTCTATGGAACCAAAGGAAATGGCTCAATTGGTGGTTGAAACTGCAAGAGCTGCCCAAGCTATGGGAACAATAAACTATGGCCCTACGGTGGCGGAAGAGGGGTCATTAATGTATCGACGCTCACTCTATGTCGCCAAGAATATGAAAGCAGGAGATACTTTTACATCCGAAAATTTACGCGTAGTTAGGCCGGGAAAAGGACTACCATCGAAGTACTACGATATTTTGCTCGGTAAAAAAATTAAACTGGATGCAGCAATAGGTACACCAGTGAATTGGGATCTAATCATTTGA
- a CDS encoding ATP-dependent 6-phosphofructokinase encodes MTKPQKKLGILTSGGDCPGLNSVIRAVINHAVLTYGWQVLGIPYATQGLLDQKAIPLSIHGLDLRGIDPLINMGGTILGTINRGDTLAHFDQIQAGYQALGLDALIGIGGDGSLAILNHLANQGSWQFIGVPKTIDNDIALTERVVGFDTAVNTITDALNRLTFTASSHDRVMIVEVMGREAGHLALHAGIAGGADVILMPEIPYAIQDVCRHLTELRDRWGRRFAIIVVAEGAKTATDSHDQQPDQRPSCGIGQYLASEIISCSAYPVDVRVSMLGHIQRGGIPSALDRLIATAFGKVAVDLIAQGQSKQMVAWQSGQVVAVPLEAVIAANPLLVTPDSQLVQTARALGIYVGSPAHFSPIVLDKEE; translated from the coding sequence ATGACCAAACCGCAAAAGAAATTGGGCATTTTGACCAGCGGTGGAGACTGCCCCGGACTCAACTCTGTCATCCGCGCTGTAATCAACCATGCGGTTCTCACCTATGGCTGGCAGGTTCTCGGCATTCCCTATGCCACTCAAGGACTTCTGGATCAGAAAGCTATACCCCTCAGTATCCACGGCTTAGATTTGCGTGGTATTGATCCCCTCATCAACATGGGGGGGACGATTCTCGGCACCATTAACCGAGGGGATACTCTGGCTCATTTTGATCAGATTCAGGCGGGATACCAGGCATTGGGGTTGGATGCGCTGATTGGCATTGGCGGCGATGGCAGTCTGGCAATTCTCAATCATCTGGCGAATCAGGGAAGCTGGCAGTTTATTGGGGTGCCCAAGACTATTGATAACGATATTGCCCTCACAGAAAGGGTTGTCGGGTTTGACACAGCGGTCAACACCATCACCGATGCCCTCAATCGCCTGACGTTTACAGCATCAAGCCACGATCGGGTGATGATTGTGGAAGTTATGGGTCGAGAAGCGGGGCATTTGGCGCTTCACGCTGGCATTGCTGGGGGAGCCGATGTCATCTTGATGCCGGAGATTCCCTATGCAATCCAGGATGTTTGCCGCCATTTAACCGAATTACGCGATCGCTGGGGGCGTAGATTTGCCATTATTGTGGTGGCAGAAGGGGCGAAAACCGCAACAGATTCCCACGACCAACAGCCGGATCAAAGACCCTCCTGTGGCATCGGACAGTACCTTGCCAGTGAGATTATCAGTTGCAGTGCTTATCCGGTGGATGTTCGGGTTTCGATGTTAGGACATATCCAGAGAGGAGGAATTCCCTCAGCTCTGGATCGTTTGATTGCCACTGCCTTCGGCAAAGTGGCGGTGGATCTGATCGCCCAAGGGCAGTCCAAACAAATGGTGGCGTGGCAGAGTGGACAGGTGGTCGCCGTGCCTTTAGAAGCGGTGATTGCTGCTAACCCGCTGCTGGTGACTCCCGACAGTCAGTTGGTGCAAACGGCTCGAGCATTGGGGATCTACGTGGGAAGTCCAGCCCATTTCAGCCCGATTGTTTTAGATAAGGAGGAATAG